A single region of the Dehalococcoides mccartyi genome encodes:
- a CDS encoding DNA methyltransferase, whose amino-acid sequence MDEHRIESDSIKTDKYTNSNLGQEQQGVKLIWSGKRSDVERIVLPFQRIEVVNESRATREAEKGTFLRSLRTDVSPDSPDWRNKLIWGDNKYVIGSLLEQFAGKVDLIYIDPPFGTGQNFSFSVEVGDEELTKTRSIIEEKAYRDTWGRGTDSYLSMMYERLHLLRQLLSEKGSIFVHLDVHMGPYIKVLMDEVFGQENFQNEIAWYYYNKLHGSRKRCIPKAFDQILYYVKNREAGYTFHTLSEPRENAVKKLKYSFINGKIVNDKDEQGKVITYVSTERQVDNVWRIRCLQPANLQEWVNYDTQKPVDLIERVLQVSSEPGDLVLDAFVGSGSTAVAAERQKRRWIAIDLSRFSIHTTRKRLLNEDGCSPFEVLNLGKYERQYWQGVSFGSGSRDEPTALHQYFKFILDLYKAEPTSGLVHLHGQRAGRMVHIGAADSPVTLAEIRDAVDECRKIKQEKLDILGWEWEMGLHDVIEAESKRSGMHLRLLQIPSEAMDKRAVDAGDVHFFELAYLQVEAETKDKEVRIKLKNFVMPSQDLIPDEIHGKIRKWSDYIDYWAVDFEFNDDTFHNLWQDYRTRSKRDLSLTSDWHDYKKTGRFKVLVKVFDIFGNDTTHLLEVRV is encoded by the coding sequence ATGGACGAACATCGAATAGAGTCAGATTCAATAAAGACTGACAAATATACTAACTCAAATCTGGGTCAAGAACAACAGGGGGTGAAACTCATTTGGTCTGGTAAACGTTCCGATGTCGAACGCATTGTGCTACCCTTCCAACGCATTGAAGTAGTTAATGAGTCTAGGGCTACCAGGGAAGCTGAGAAGGGAACTTTTTTACGAAGCCTCAGGACTGATGTTAGCCCAGATTCACCGGATTGGCGAAACAAATTAATTTGGGGTGATAATAAATATGTCATCGGATCACTTCTCGAACAATTCGCCGGTAAAGTTGATCTCATTTATATCGACCCACCGTTTGGCACTGGGCAAAACTTTTCCTTTTCGGTAGAGGTTGGAGACGAAGAACTTACAAAAACACGATCAATAATAGAGGAAAAAGCATATAGAGACACTTGGGGACGAGGAACCGACTCCTATCTCAGTATGATGTATGAAAGATTGCACCTTCTTCGCCAACTTTTATCCGAAAAGGGGTCAATTTTCGTTCACTTGGACGTTCATATGGGCCCTTATATAAAAGTGCTTATGGACGAAGTGTTTGGTCAAGAGAATTTCCAGAATGAAATCGCGTGGTATTACTATAACAAGCTTCACGGGTCCAGGAAAAGATGTATCCCCAAGGCTTTCGACCAGATCCTTTACTACGTAAAGAATCGAGAAGCTGGTTATACTTTCCACACGTTATCGGAACCGCGTGAAAATGCGGTGAAAAAACTAAAATACAGTTTTATTAACGGAAAAATTGTCAACGATAAAGATGAACAAGGCAAGGTAATTACATATGTAAGCACTGAGCGACAAGTAGATAACGTATGGCGTATAAGATGTCTTCAGCCCGCGAATTTACAGGAATGGGTGAACTACGATACGCAGAAACCTGTGGATTTGATCGAGCGGGTCCTTCAGGTATCCTCTGAACCGGGAGATCTTGTGTTGGATGCGTTCGTAGGGTCTGGGAGCACAGCAGTAGCTGCAGAGCGGCAGAAGCGACGCTGGATAGCAATAGATTTAAGTCGCTTTTCCATCCATACAACCCGCAAGCGCCTTTTGAATGAAGATGGATGTAGCCCATTTGAGGTTCTAAATCTAGGTAAGTATGAGCGGCAATACTGGCAAGGAGTCTCTTTCGGTAGTGGCTCACGCGATGAACCCACTGCTTTGCATCAGTATTTTAAGTTTATTCTCGACCTCTACAAAGCAGAGCCGACCTCTGGGCTCGTTCACCTTCATGGTCAGCGCGCTGGCCGTATGGTACACATAGGTGCTGCCGACTCACCTGTTACGCTCGCGGAGATAAGAGATGCCGTAGATGAGTGCAGGAAGATTAAACAAGAAAAGTTGGATATTCTCGGTTGGGAATGGGAGATGGGTTTGCATGATGTTATTGAAGCAGAGTCGAAACGCTCTGGAATGCATCTTCGCTTGCTTCAGATACCAAGTGAGGCCATGGATAAACGTGCTGTCGATGCCGGAGATGTCCATTTCTTCGAGTTGGCCTATTTACAAGTCGAAGCAGAAACCAAAGATAAAGAAGTACGGATTAAACTCAAGAATTTCGTGATGCCTAGTCAAGATTTAATTCCAGATGAGATCCATGGAAAAATTCGGAAATGGTCAGATTACATCGACTATTGGGCTGTTGACTTTGAATTCAACGATGATACATTCCATAATCTGTGGCAGGATTATCGCACTAGATCCAAGCGTGATCTGAGTCTCACCTCCGATTGGCATGACTATAAGAAAACCGGTCGATTTAAAGTGTTAGTCAAGGTATTTGATATTTTCGGCAATGATACTACGCATTTGCTGGAGGTGAGAGTGTAG
- a CDS encoding metal-sensing transcriptional repressor, whose translation MSKAHTHKQTRSVINRLSRIEGHIRAIKAMLEEERPCPEILIQLAAVKSAITKASRLVLEDHMESCLYQATKANAPEKEWNSLKEALGKYVM comes from the coding sequence ATGAGTAAGGCACACACCCACAAGCAAACGAGATCTGTTATTAACCGTCTTTCAAGAATTGAGGGGCATATTCGTGCTATCAAAGCTATGCTTGAGGAAGAGCGCCCCTGTCCTGAGATACTGATTCAACTAGCAGCTGTTAAGTCAGCGATTACTAAAGCCTCCAGGTTAGTCCTTGAAGATCACATGGAATCCTGTCTGTACCAAGCGACCAAGGCAAACGCTCCGGAAAAGGAATGGAATAGCTTAAAAGAAGCGCTTGGTAAATATGTAATGTGA
- a CDS encoding DNA polymerase III subunit beta translates to MNIEGKRSGEGFCAHKAILVNALSRALAERVVLMDFTIGRKGFLTYIKSLGGSNVVKVVPSSNGNASGLRVADKRLKVVCGANTSYLDDMAWVGEKTPLTLCDVRVSPSNSVKPNLGALELSEALSRVVPFTAKEDNRPVLQCVLFKVADGKLTMVSADGYRLAMVKLDFDGDEGQVLINRDELRGVISALRRAYRVRVGFEKSGESLDGMSLVLDTELIRYKWRGADGNFPEYEKLIPADFNTFVSFDTNEAIRAVSSLKVLSDSKAYPIDLTIGNGKLTMSSPDDKGLAEIPADTQGEGKIRLDGSYLADALRACGGMVELKLVDSKSPMLFTSPDYELVVMPMFAGESQTPKGEAQTAEPVKVETETAEVEPAETVSEAEKANAVAEAEAIANAKADKPKRKRSKAKEPVAVA, encoded by the coding sequence TTGAATATTGAGGGCAAGCGTTCAGGTGAGGGCTTTTGTGCTCACAAGGCGATACTGGTAAACGCTCTATCAAGGGCACTAGCCGAAAGGGTAGTGCTTATGGATTTCACGATAGGGCGTAAAGGCTTTCTTACCTACATTAAGTCATTAGGCGGGAGTAACGTTGTAAAAGTCGTTCCCTCGTCTAACGGCAATGCCAGCGGGTTGCGGGTTGCCGATAAAAGACTGAAGGTGGTCTGTGGAGCAAATACCAGTTACCTTGACGATATGGCTTGGGTAGGTGAGAAAACACCTCTAACACTCTGCGATGTCAGGGTTAGCCCTTCCAATTCCGTCAAGCCTAACCTCGGAGCACTGGAGCTATCGGAAGCACTGTCAAGAGTAGTGCCGTTCACCGCTAAAGAGGATAACAGACCTGTTTTACAATGTGTCCTCTTCAAGGTGGCAGACGGTAAGCTCACGATGGTAAGCGCCGATGGTTACAGGCTTGCGATGGTGAAGCTGGATTTTGACGGTGATGAGGGGCAAGTCCTGATAAATCGGGATGAGCTAAGGGGTGTAATCAGTGCCCTGCGAAGGGCATACAGGGTAAGGGTGGGCTTTGAGAAAAGCGGGGAAAGCCTTGACGGAATGAGCCTTGTTCTGGACACGGAGCTAATCCGCTACAAATGGCGGGGAGCTGACGGGAACTTTCCCGAATACGAAAAGCTCATACCCGCCGACTTCAACACCTTTGTTAGCTTTGATACTAACGAGGCAATCAGGGCGGTAAGCTCACTCAAAGTCCTGTCCGACAGCAAGGCATACCCGATAGACCTCACAATTGGCAACGGCAAGCTCACAATGTCCAGTCCCGATGATAAGGGACTGGCAGAGATACCCGCCGATACACAGGGTGAAGGCAAGATACGACTGGATGGCAGTTACCTTGCTGACGCCTTAAGAGCTTGTGGCGGGATGGTAGAGCTAAAGTTGGTAGATAGTAAATCGCCGATGCTCTTTACCAGTCCCGACTATGAGCTTGTGGTAATGCCGATGTTTGCGGGTGAAAGCCAGACGCCGAAAGGTGAGGCACAGACCGCCGAGCCAGTCAAGGTAGAAACCGAGACCGCTGAGGTAGAGCCAGCCGAGACGGTAAGCGAAGCCGAGAAAGCAAATGCTGTAGCCGAAGCTGAAGCTATTGCCAATGCCAAAGCCGATAAGCCGAAGCGGAAGCGAAGCAAGGCAAAAGAACCAGTAGCCGTAGCATAA
- a CDS encoding heavy metal translocating P-type ATPase gives MTTKPVVNEQAKTCEHGISGYCSRCAEEEFNIPKELAFIGSALLLFILGMVFNNALHNTPYSWAEYAVLLTAYFLVGWQVVWTALRNLTHGRVFDENFLMTVATVGAITIHQLPEAVAVMLFYKTGEFVQELSVSRSRRSVRTLLDVRPDYANLKTDKGLEKVSPDQVKVGDTIIVKPGEKIPLDGEIIDGQTLLDTSALTGESVPRSAKPGEQVLAGMISKTGLLTINVTKRFGESSIARILELVENAAARKAPTEKFITTFTRYYTPVVVFGALLVAVVPPLFVQGATFSEWIYRALILLVISCPCALVISIPLGYFGGIGGASRKGILIKGSTYLDALTAVKTVVFDKTGTLTKGVFKVTKVVTRNGFNQDQLLRLAAEAEVHSNHPIAQSILEAYGEKVDTSIVRDYQEIPGNGIRAQVNGQIIMAGNDRLLHSQNIEHDDNDCCVEGTVVHLVAGGKYAGYITIADEVKEDAAEAIMSLKRLGVKEVAMLTGDSQIVAASVAKKIGIDTFYSGLLPEDKVQALEKMKNTLQEKGKIVFVGDGVNDAPVIARADIGVAMGGLGSDAAIETADVVIMTDAPSKLPQAIEVAKRTRTIVWQNILMAFAVKGIFIALGVAGVATIWEAVFADVGVAMLAVLNATRAMR, from the coding sequence ATGACCACTAAACCCGTAGTCAACGAACAAGCAAAAACTTGCGAACATGGCATATCCGGTTACTGCTCCAGATGCGCCGAAGAGGAGTTTAATATACCAAAAGAGTTAGCTTTCATCGGTAGTGCTCTGCTTCTTTTCATTCTTGGAATGGTTTTTAATAATGCACTCCATAACACGCCATATAGTTGGGCTGAATATGCCGTGTTATTGACTGCGTATTTCCTGGTTGGCTGGCAGGTTGTATGGACTGCTTTGCGTAACCTTACACATGGAAGGGTTTTTGATGAAAATTTCTTGATGACTGTGGCTACGGTAGGTGCCATTACAATTCACCAACTTCCCGAAGCGGTTGCCGTGATGTTATTCTACAAGACGGGTGAATTTGTTCAAGAGCTCTCTGTAAGCCGTTCTCGCCGATCGGTAAGAACCCTACTCGACGTGCGGCCTGATTATGCTAACTTAAAGACCGATAAAGGGCTTGAAAAAGTATCCCCTGACCAGGTGAAGGTGGGGGATACCATTATTGTTAAACCCGGTGAGAAGATCCCATTAGATGGAGAGATTATCGACGGTCAGACTCTACTGGATACTTCTGCGCTGACCGGTGAGTCTGTCCCCAGAAGCGCAAAACCCGGCGAGCAAGTCCTGGCCGGAATGATAAGCAAGACCGGCTTGCTCACCATCAATGTGACCAAACGATTTGGTGAATCATCGATAGCCCGAATATTAGAGCTTGTAGAGAACGCAGCAGCGAGGAAGGCACCCACTGAGAAGTTCATTACCACCTTTACCAGATACTACACACCTGTGGTTGTATTCGGTGCTCTGCTTGTAGCGGTTGTCCCACCACTCTTTGTACAGGGAGCCACATTCTCTGAATGGATATACCGCGCGCTTATTTTGTTGGTAATCTCCTGCCCCTGTGCACTGGTTATCAGCATTCCACTAGGTTATTTCGGCGGCATCGGCGGAGCTTCTCGCAAAGGAATATTAATTAAAGGATCCACCTACCTCGATGCTCTTACTGCGGTGAAAACTGTTGTCTTCGATAAGACGGGCACCTTGACCAAAGGTGTGTTCAAAGTCACCAAGGTAGTTACCCGAAATGGATTCAACCAGGACCAGCTGCTGCGCTTGGCCGCGGAAGCAGAAGTACACTCTAACCATCCGATAGCCCAATCTATACTCGAAGCTTACGGTGAAAAGGTGGACACTTCAATAGTCAGAGATTACCAGGAAATCCCCGGTAATGGCATAAGAGCGCAGGTTAACGGACAAATCATCATGGCTGGCAACGACCGCCTGCTCCATAGCCAAAACATCGAGCATGATGATAATGACTGTTGCGTCGAAGGGACCGTGGTTCACCTGGTTGCTGGTGGTAAATATGCGGGTTATATCACTATCGCAGATGAAGTTAAAGAAGACGCTGCCGAAGCTATTATGTCTCTAAAAAGATTAGGCGTGAAAGAAGTAGCCATGCTTACCGGCGATAGCCAGATAGTGGCTGCCTCTGTCGCCAAGAAAATAGGGATAGACACCTTCTACTCTGGCCTGTTACCGGAGGATAAAGTTCAGGCTCTGGAGAAAATGAAAAATACTCTCCAGGAGAAGGGGAAAATCGTCTTTGTGGGAGATGGTGTTAATGATGCTCCGGTAATAGCTCGGGCGGACATCGGGGTCGCGATGGGTGGTCTCGGTTCGGATGCTGCCATTGAGACAGCTGACGTAGTGATAATGACTGATGCTCCCTCCAAGCTACCCCAAGCAATTGAGGTCGCAAAGAGGACCCGCACTATTGTATGGCAGAACATTCTAATGGCATTTGCGGTAAAAGGAATTTTTATTGCATTAGGTGTAGCCGGAGTAGCAACAATCTGGGAGGCGGTCTTTGCCGATGTCGGTGTTGCCATGCTAGCCGTTTTAAATGCTACCAGAGCGATGAGATAG
- a CDS encoding ArsR/SmtB family transcription factor has translation MMVKAEDKCEVWAVDEEKVLKAKKGLPPDEAFTVLAETFGALADSNRAKILHSLLNQELCVCDIACVVGISESAISQHLRILRTLRMVKQRKQGRMMYYSLNDDHIRQLLEICLEHTRHS, from the coding sequence ATGATGGTAAAGGCTGAGGACAAGTGCGAGGTATGGGCAGTTGACGAAGAAAAAGTGTTAAAGGCGAAAAAGGGACTACCACCCGATGAGGCGTTTACAGTACTGGCTGAGACCTTTGGAGCTTTAGCGGATTCCAACCGGGCCAAAATCCTGCATTCTTTGCTGAATCAGGAACTCTGTGTATGTGATATCGCCTGTGTCGTTGGGATTTCTGAATCTGCCATATCACAGCACCTTCGAATACTGCGAACGCTCCGTATGGTTAAGCAACGAAAGCAAGGCCGGATGATGTACTACTCACTGAACGACGATCACATCCGCCAACTTTTAGAAATATGCCTGGAACACACAAGGCATTCTTAG
- a CDS encoding DEAD/DEAH box helicase family protein, with product MAKKLQPKTPGKRQVLVHYDQALPEIVDRQADELPSSYLEKDGNGGYRIIPGRRPSKLLLVSKIRQVVDAWRANGYKGISDTTRRLFEYWFDSSHRLKDGREFCYYFGQQEAIETLVYLREVKHITDTADLILSYMDDAAYGNDIFVTRKQIVEDIRGKRRLQRIVPDTGQMADQAIPPEKLPRYATKMATGSGKTVVMALAITWSYFHRRFEQSSDMARHFLMLAPNIIVYERLKIDFENEKIFRELPIVPPEWRNEWDFRSVLRGESYSGSAWSTLYLTNIQQFYDRGNDEPINPIDMVLGPRVKGDDIVKSASIMDMVQRHDDLMIINDEAHHVHDEDLEWWKIIETLHAAVIKRTGHGLIAQLDFSATPKDRNGTFFPWIVSDYPLAQAVEDRIVKAPLVVHQTERETPQKYTNAAVAYQEWIQIALNRWRVHRDAYKPIDINPVLFVMAEDTHDADVIAESIRRESDIKDDEVLVIHVKEKGKSKGDITELDLGKAREAARSIDLPGNRIKVVVSVLMLREGWDVRNVTVILGLRPFTSDANILPEQAVGRGLRLMRNMHPDYAQVVEIVGTPKFEEFVKGLEIEGVGVGATKTPPNPGTPIYPMKERAKYDIEIPQISQTYVRNYKDIKSFDVQILPAALVALKSSPAAATEIEIKHGITEFTLSKETVDFQPDAVFLQDVLAQITQSVIRTAKLGCKFTDVYPIVEKYVAERFFDVKVNLSDPVVARALARHDVGNSFVKVLAEYLGKHATQTQKTQLKPEPIHLSETHTFTWRRLTATASHTIFNQVACYNQFEADFATFLDKSPDVKAFAKLAEWFTGVGLEYLSANGSVRVYYPDFVARVENAGQTTMWLLETKGREDFDSEVIHKDANAEWWCSQITEQTGITWKYAKLPYSQFHGNWPLKFAELIGMLKPASGMKMIFESANSPKNSPGI from the coding sequence GTGGCTAAGAAACTGCAACCAAAGACTCCAGGCAAGCGTCAGGTGCTTGTCCATTATGACCAAGCTCTCCCAGAGATTGTGGATCGCCAGGCGGATGAATTACCCAGCTCTTATTTGGAAAAGGATGGTAACGGTGGGTACCGAATTATTCCTGGGCGCCGCCCAAGCAAGTTGCTTCTAGTATCAAAGATTCGCCAAGTTGTCGACGCATGGCGGGCTAATGGCTATAAGGGTATTTCAGACACTACACGAAGGCTTTTTGAGTATTGGTTTGACTCCAGCCATCGTCTCAAAGATGGTCGCGAGTTCTGTTATTATTTCGGGCAACAAGAGGCAATTGAGACACTCGTATATCTTCGTGAAGTCAAACACATAACAGACACGGCCGACTTAATTCTCAGCTACATGGATGATGCAGCCTATGGGAATGACATATTTGTTACGCGGAAGCAGATCGTTGAGGACATTAGAGGCAAACGGCGACTCCAAAGAATCGTTCCCGATACGGGACAAATGGCTGACCAAGCTATCCCACCTGAGAAGCTACCACGTTACGCAACTAAAATGGCTACAGGGTCAGGTAAAACGGTCGTAATGGCGTTGGCAATAACGTGGTCCTATTTCCATCGTCGCTTTGAGCAGAGCTCAGATATGGCCCGACATTTCCTTATGCTCGCTCCGAATATCATTGTTTACGAAAGGTTAAAAATAGACTTCGAAAATGAGAAAATCTTTCGGGAACTACCAATTGTTCCACCCGAATGGAGAAATGAATGGGACTTCCGCAGTGTATTACGCGGTGAGTCTTACTCCGGCTCAGCTTGGAGTACACTTTACCTGACAAATATCCAGCAGTTTTATGACAGGGGTAACGACGAGCCAATTAATCCAATTGACATGGTTCTAGGGCCACGCGTGAAGGGCGATGATATAGTTAAGTCGGCTTCTATTATGGATATGGTTCAGAGGCATGATGACCTGATGATTATCAATGATGAAGCTCATCATGTACACGATGAAGATTTGGAATGGTGGAAAATAATCGAAACCTTACACGCGGCAGTAATTAAACGAACGGGACATGGACTAATCGCACAACTCGATTTCTCGGCTACTCCAAAAGATAGGAATGGTACCTTTTTCCCGTGGATAGTCTCCGATTACCCCCTTGCTCAAGCTGTGGAAGATAGAATAGTTAAGGCACCCTTGGTAGTTCATCAAACTGAGAGGGAAACCCCCCAGAAGTACACGAACGCGGCGGTTGCATACCAAGAATGGATACAGATAGCTCTCAATAGATGGCGAGTACATCGTGACGCATACAAGCCAATCGACATCAATCCAGTTCTTTTCGTGATGGCAGAGGATACTCACGATGCTGACGTCATTGCAGAATCAATCAGGCGGGAATCGGATATAAAAGACGATGAAGTTCTTGTAATTCATGTTAAGGAAAAAGGCAAAAGCAAAGGCGATATTACAGAACTAGACTTAGGAAAAGCTCGTGAGGCTGCACGTTCAATTGACTTGCCAGGAAACAGAATTAAGGTTGTCGTTTCAGTCCTCATGTTACGTGAGGGTTGGGATGTGCGTAACGTCACCGTAATCTTAGGTTTAAGACCATTCACTTCGGATGCTAATATTCTCCCAGAACAAGCTGTAGGCCGTGGTCTTAGGCTTATGCGGAATATGCACCCCGATTATGCTCAAGTGGTTGAGATTGTAGGCACACCAAAGTTTGAAGAGTTCGTCAAGGGATTGGAGATTGAGGGAGTTGGTGTTGGAGCTACAAAGACCCCACCCAACCCTGGTACCCCGATTTACCCAATGAAAGAACGGGCTAAATACGACATTGAGATACCACAAATCTCCCAAACGTATGTCCGTAACTATAAAGACATTAAGTCCTTCGATGTTCAAATATTGCCTGCTGCCCTCGTGGCTCTAAAAAGCAGTCCAGCGGCGGCAACAGAAATAGAGATTAAGCACGGGATTACGGAGTTCACATTGTCTAAGGAGACAGTGGATTTCCAGCCCGATGCAGTGTTCCTACAGGATGTGCTGGCTCAGATCACCCAGAGCGTAATTCGTACAGCCAAACTCGGATGCAAATTCACCGATGTCTACCCTATAGTAGAAAAATACGTCGCCGAGCGTTTTTTTGATGTCAAAGTCAATCTAAGTGACCCAGTGGTAGCTCGAGCTCTGGCTCGACATGATGTGGGTAATTCATTCGTGAAAGTACTTGCAGAGTATTTAGGCAAACATGCCACACAAACGCAAAAGACACAACTCAAACCCGAGCCAATACATCTTTCAGAAACGCACACTTTCACATGGCGTCGCCTCACGGCGACCGCTAGCCATACGATATTCAACCAGGTGGCTTGCTATAACCAATTTGAAGCTGACTTCGCTACGTTTCTAGACAAATCTCCGGACGTTAAAGCCTTTGCCAAGTTAGCAGAGTGGTTTACCGGAGTTGGCTTGGAATATCTGAGTGCCAACGGCTCGGTACGTGTTTATTATCCCGACTTCGTCGCTCGAGTCGAGAACGCCGGGCAAACAACGATGTGGCTTTTAGAGACTAAGGGTCGTGAAGACTTCGATTCAGAGGTTATACACAAGGATGCCAATGCCGAATGGTGGTGTTCGCAGATTACAGAGCAGACTGGAATAACTTGGAAATATGCTAAATTGCCATACAGTCAATTCCATGGAAATTGGCCATTGAAGTTCGCTGAATTGATCGGAATGCTCAAACCTGCTTCCGGTATGAAAATGATTTTTGAGTCGGCTAACTCACCAAAGAATTCACCAGGAATATAA